The following coding sequences lie in one Pseudomonas monsensis genomic window:
- the rfbC gene encoding dTDP-4-dehydrorhamnose 3,5-epimerase, whose protein sequence is MNVITTELPGVLIIEPKVFGDERGFFYESFNARAFQELTGLTPHFVQDNHSRSEKGVLRGLHYQLENTQGKLVRVTAGEVLDVAVDIRRSSPHFGQWVAVRLSAANHRQMWVPEGFAHGFVVLSEFAEFLYKTTDFYTPAAERSIRWDDPDLAIDWQLDEAPKLSAKDQAAVFFKDADVFS, encoded by the coding sequence ATGAATGTAATCACCACCGAACTGCCCGGTGTTCTGATCATCGAACCCAAGGTATTTGGTGACGAGCGCGGCTTTTTTTACGAGAGCTTCAATGCCAGGGCTTTCCAGGAACTGACCGGGCTGACCCCGCACTTCGTTCAGGACAACCATTCGCGCTCGGAGAAAGGCGTCCTGCGGGGCCTGCATTACCAACTGGAAAACACTCAGGGCAAACTGGTGCGGGTCACGGCCGGTGAGGTACTGGATGTTGCCGTGGACATCCGTCGCAGCTCACCGCACTTCGGTCAGTGGGTGGCGGTTCGTCTGTCTGCCGCCAACCACCGTCAGATGTGGGTCCCGGAAGGTTTTGCGCATGGCTTCGTGGTCCTGAGCGAGTTCGCCGAATTCCTCTACAAGACCACCGACTTCTACACGCCTGCAGCCGAACGAAGCATTCGCTGGGACGACCCGGACCTGGCCATCGACTGGCAACTCGACGAAGCGCCGAAACTGTCGGCCAAGGATCAGGCAGCGGTGTTCTTCAAGGACGCTGACGTCTTTTCCTGA
- a CDS encoding aminotransferase: protein MPLATLIHRASLPSPQVSQEQARQWLADHYGLSGTLHPLGSQQDLNFRVDSARGRFVLKICRGDYALVELQAQHAGLNYLAAHSAVNVPRVIAANDGQDLLTLEAGGEAVHVRLLDYIEGQPLTHLDHLGQDVVAGFGRLCGEMDLALAGFDHPGLARTLQWDARHASALISHLLPVIKDESQRALIADAAEQAERRLQPLQDKLPVQAIHMDITDDNAVWQRDAQRHWQLQGVIDFGDLVRTWRITDLSVTCAALLHHAGGDPFVILPAVQAYHAVNPLQHEELQALWPLIVARAAVLVLSGEQQVSIDPGNHYSRDNLVHEWEIFHVATSVPLALMEAAILSAVGQALPVIDSEGFAPLLPGLVGREFALIDLGVLSPHFEAGNWEQDGIDQRLLTEAATAHGLAASRYGQYRLSRTRPDSADEPDTFPLHVELRVPNGTAVESPFAGVLHQTAGGALQLDGPQLSVRLWGVTPSLQSGAALVKGQVLGAVSGPLLVQLCRGAQLAAPLFCTPARAAAWQALCPSPAALLGLACDAEPELDAKTLLARRDASFARTQKHYYVDPPRIERGWRNHLIDMQGRSYLDMLNNVAVLGHGHPRMAAVASRQWSLLNTNSRFNYAAVAEFSERLLKLAPEGMDRVFLVNSGSEANDLAIRLAWAYSGGRDILSVLEGYHGWTVGADAVSTSIADNPKALESRPDWVHPVTAPNVYRGEFRGLDSAPDYVRSVEHQLEKIAGQQRQLAGFICEPVYGNAGGISLPPGYLKQVYALVRARGGVCIADEVQVGYGRMGHFFWGFEEQGVVPDIICMAKGMGNGQPLGAVITRRDIAEALEAEGYFFSSAGGSPVSCQIGMAVLDVMEEEKLWENARTVGGHFKARLEALIDKHPLVGAVHGSGFYLGLELVRHRETLEPATEETARLCDRLRELGIFMQPTGDYLNVLKIKPPMVTSRQSVDFFVDMLDRVLAEGL, encoded by the coding sequence ATGCCGCTCGCCACGTTGATCCATCGCGCCAGTCTGCCTAGCCCGCAGGTTTCTCAGGAGCAGGCCCGACAATGGCTGGCAGACCATTACGGGCTCAGCGGTACGCTGCACCCCCTCGGTAGCCAGCAGGATCTTAATTTTCGTGTGGACAGCGCGCGCGGGCGCTTCGTCCTGAAAATCTGCCGGGGCGATTACGCCCTCGTGGAGTTGCAGGCGCAACATGCCGGCCTCAACTACCTCGCGGCGCATTCTGCGGTGAATGTGCCACGGGTGATTGCAGCCAATGACGGTCAGGATCTGCTGACGCTGGAAGCCGGTGGCGAAGCGGTCCATGTGCGCCTGCTGGACTACATCGAAGGCCAGCCGCTGACCCATCTCGATCATTTGGGGCAGGACGTGGTGGCCGGGTTTGGCCGGCTCTGCGGCGAGATGGATCTGGCGCTGGCCGGGTTCGACCATCCGGGGCTGGCGCGTACGCTGCAATGGGACGCCCGCCACGCCAGTGCGTTGATCAGTCATTTGTTGCCGGTGATCAAGGACGAATCGCAGCGTGCCCTGATCGCCGACGCCGCCGAACAGGCCGAGCGCCGACTGCAGCCGTTGCAGGACAAGCTGCCGGTGCAGGCGATCCACATGGACATCACCGACGACAACGCCGTCTGGCAGCGCGATGCGCAGCGGCACTGGCAATTGCAGGGGGTGATCGACTTCGGCGATCTGGTGCGCACCTGGCGCATCACCGATCTGTCGGTGACCTGCGCCGCGCTATTGCATCACGCCGGTGGCGATCCTTTTGTCATCTTGCCGGCGGTTCAGGCCTATCACGCGGTCAATCCGCTGCAACACGAAGAACTTCAGGCGTTGTGGCCCTTGATCGTGGCCCGCGCGGCGGTGCTGGTGCTCAGTGGCGAACAGCAGGTCAGCATCGACCCCGGCAACCATTACAGCCGCGACAACCTTGTCCATGAGTGGGAAATCTTCCACGTCGCCACTTCGGTACCGCTGGCGCTGATGGAGGCGGCAATCCTCAGCGCCGTCGGCCAGGCCTTGCCGGTCATCGACAGTGAAGGTTTTGCGCCGTTGTTGCCGGGCCTGGTCGGGCGGGAATTCGCGCTGATCGATCTGGGGGTGCTGAGCCCGCATTTCGAAGCGGGTAACTGGGAACAGGACGGTATTGACCAGCGGTTGCTGACGGAAGCGGCGACGGCACATGGCCTGGCGGCAAGCCGTTACGGGCAATACCGTTTGTCGCGCACCCGCCCTGACAGTGCCGACGAACCGGACACTTTCCCGTTGCATGTCGAGTTGCGTGTACCGAACGGCACTGCGGTGGAATCGCCGTTTGCCGGTGTGCTGCATCAAACGGCCGGGGGAGCACTGCAGCTGGACGGCCCGCAGCTCAGCGTGCGCTTGTGGGGTGTCACGCCCTCGCTGCAAAGCGGCGCAGCGCTGGTCAAGGGGCAGGTGCTGGGCGCGGTCAGTGGCCCGTTGCTCGTGCAGTTGTGTCGCGGTGCGCAGCTGGCGGCCCCGCTGTTCTGCACGCCGGCCCGGGCGGCGGCGTGGCAGGCATTGTGTCCGTCGCCGGCCGCGTTGCTCGGGCTGGCCTGTGATGCCGAGCCGGAGCTGGATGCGAAAACCCTGCTGGCGCGGCGTGACGCCAGTTTCGCCCGCACGCAAAAACACTATTACGTCGACCCGCCGCGCATCGAGCGCGGCTGGCGCAATCACCTGATCGACATGCAGGGCCGCTCCTACCTCGACATGCTCAATAATGTCGCGGTGCTGGGGCATGGCCATCCGCGCATGGCGGCGGTGGCGAGCCGGCAATGGTCGCTGCTCAATACTAACTCCCGGTTCAACTACGCGGCGGTCGCCGAGTTTTCCGAGCGCTTGCTGAAACTGGCACCGGAGGGCATGGATCGGGTGTTTCTGGTCAACAGCGGCAGCGAGGCCAATGATCTCGCGATTCGTCTGGCGTGGGCCTACAGCGGTGGGCGCGACATACTCAGCGTGCTGGAGGGTTACCACGGCTGGACGGTCGGTGCCGATGCCGTGTCGACCTCGATTGCCGACAACCCGAAGGCCCTGGAAAGTCGTCCGGACTGGGTTCATCCGGTGACCGCGCCGAACGTCTATCGCGGTGAATTCCGCGGCCTCGATTCAGCCCCTGACTACGTGCGCAGCGTCGAACATCAGCTTGAGAAAATTGCCGGGCAACAACGCCAATTGGCCGGGTTCATCTGCGAGCCGGTGTACGGCAATGCCGGCGGTATCTCGCTGCCACCGGGTTATCTGAAACAGGTCTATGCACTGGTGCGAGCCCGTGGTGGTGTGTGCATCGCCGATGAGGTGCAGGTCGGTTACGGGCGCATGGGCCATTTCTTCTGGGGCTTCGAAGAACAGGGCGTCGTGCCGGACATCATCTGCATGGCCAAGGGCATGGGTAACGGCCAGCCACTGGGCGCGGTGATCACGCGTCGGGACATCGCTGAAGCGCTGGAAGCGGAAGGTTATTTCTTCTCCTCGGCCGGTGGCAGCCCGGTGAGTTGCCAGATCGGCATGGCAGTGCTCGATGTAATGGAAGAAGAAAAACTCTGGGAAAACGCCCGGACGGTCGGTGGCCATTTCAAGGCACGGCTCGAAGCGTTGATCGATAAACATCCGCTGGTGGGCGCGGTGCATGGTTCCGGGTTTTATCTGGGGCTGGAGTTGGTCCGTCACCGCGAGACGCTGGAACCGGCAACCGAGGAAACCGCGCGGCTGTGTGATCGCCTGCGTGAACTGGGGATTTTCATGCAACCGACCGGCGACTACCTCAACGTCCTCAAGATCAAACCGCCGATGGTGACTTCACGTCAGAGCGTGGATTTCTTCGTCGACATGCTTGATCGGGTCCTCGCTGAAGGCTTGTAA
- the aguB gene encoding N-carbamoylputrescine amidase, translating into MSRIVTVAATQMACSWDLEANLETAEKLVREAAAKGAQIILIQELFEAPYFCQKPNPDYLQLATTVEENVAIKHFQKVAKELQVVLPISFYERAGRARFNSIAILDADGSNLGIYRKSHIPDGPGYHEKYYFNPGDTGFKVWNTRYAKIGVGICWDQWFPEAARSMALQGAEILFYPTAIGSEPHDKTISSRDHWQRVQQGHAGANLMPLIASNRIGNEEQDGYDITFYGSSFIANQFGEKVQELNKTEEGILVHTFNLDELEHIRSAWGSFRDRRPNLYGALKTLDGSLES; encoded by the coding sequence ATGAGCCGTATCGTTACCGTCGCCGCCACGCAGATGGCCTGTTCGTGGGATCTGGAAGCCAACCTCGAAACCGCCGAAAAACTGGTGCGCGAAGCCGCCGCCAAAGGCGCGCAGATCATCCTGATCCAGGAGCTGTTCGAGGCGCCGTACTTCTGCCAGAAGCCGAATCCGGACTATCTGCAACTGGCCACGACCGTAGAAGAGAACGTTGCGATCAAGCATTTCCAGAAGGTCGCCAAAGAGCTGCAAGTGGTATTGCCGATCAGCTTCTACGAGCGTGCCGGCCGTGCGCGTTTCAACAGCATCGCGATCCTCGATGCCGACGGCAGCAACCTCGGGATTTATCGCAAAAGCCACATTCCGGACGGCCCGGGTTACCACGAGAAGTATTACTTCAACCCGGGTGACACCGGTTTCAAGGTGTGGAACACCCGCTACGCGAAGATCGGCGTGGGCATCTGCTGGGATCAGTGGTTTCCCGAGGCTGCGCGCAGCATGGCGCTGCAAGGTGCGGAAATCCTCTTCTATCCAACGGCTATCGGCAGTGAACCGCACGACAAAACCATTTCGTCCCGTGATCACTGGCAGCGTGTGCAGCAGGGGCATGCCGGTGCCAACCTGATGCCGTTGATCGCCAGTAACCGCATCGGCAACGAAGAACAGGACGGCTACGACATCACGTTCTATGGCTCTTCGTTCATCGCCAACCAGTTCGGCGAAAAAGTGCAGGAGCTGAATAAAACCGAAGAAGGTATTCTTGTGCACACTTTCAACCTCGACGAGCTCGAACATATTCGCAGCGCGTGGGGTTCGTTCCGTGACCGCCGGCCGAATCTGTACGGCGCGTTGAAAACCCTCGACGGTTCCCTGGAGTCCTGA
- the aguA gene encoding agmatine deiminase, which translates to MTTLKSTPRADGFYMPAEWAPQTQTWMIWPERPDNWRLGGKPAQAAHAAVAKAIARFEPVTVAVSAGQYENARARLDVPNIRVVEMSSDDAWVRDSGPTFVINNSGEVRGVNWDFNAWGGFDGGLYSPWNRDSQVGGKILEIERSPRYRTEGFVLEGGSIHVDGEGTLITTEECLLNRNRNPHLGREEIEAVLSANLAVDKIIWLPDGLFNDETDGHVDNFCCYVRPGEVLLAWTDDPQDPNYPRCQAAMNVLQNSTDAKGRSFTVHKMPIPGPLYATEEECAGVDPVDGTQERNPSVRLAGSYVNFLIVNGGIIAPSFDDPMDAPAREILQNLFPQHEVVMVPGRELLLGGGNIHCLTQQQPAPHKE; encoded by the coding sequence ATGACCACCTTGAAAAGTACCCCGCGCGCCGATGGCTTCTACATGCCGGCCGAGTGGGCGCCGCAAACGCAAACCTGGATGATCTGGCCCGAGCGCCCGGACAACTGGCGTCTGGGCGGCAAGCCGGCGCAAGCCGCACACGCAGCCGTGGCCAAAGCCATTGCCCGTTTCGAACCGGTGACCGTTGCCGTGTCCGCCGGCCAGTATGAAAACGCCCGCGCACGCCTCGACGTGCCCAACATCCGCGTGGTCGAGATGTCCAGCGATGACGCCTGGGTGCGCGACAGCGGCCCGACCTTCGTCATCAACAACAGCGGTGAAGTGCGCGGTGTGAACTGGGACTTCAATGCCTGGGGCGGTTTCGACGGTGGCCTGTACTCGCCGTGGAACCGTGATTCGCAGGTCGGTGGCAAGATCCTCGAGATCGAACGCAGCCCGCGTTACCGCACTGAAGGTTTTGTGCTCGAAGGCGGTTCGATTCACGTCGACGGCGAAGGTACGCTGATCACCACCGAAGAATGCCTGCTCAACCGCAATCGCAATCCGCATCTGGGCCGCGAAGAAATCGAAGCGGTGCTGAGCGCCAACCTGGCTGTGGATAAGATCATCTGGCTGCCGGACGGTCTGTTCAACGATGAAACCGACGGCCATGTGGATAACTTCTGCTGCTATGTGCGTCCGGGCGAAGTATTGCTGGCGTGGACCGACGATCCGCAGGATCCGAACTACCCGCGCTGCCAGGCGGCGATGAACGTGCTGCAAAACAGCACCGATGCCAAGGGGCGCTCGTTCACGGTGCACAAAATGCCGATTCCGGGCCCGCTGTATGCGACCGAAGAAGAATGCGCCGGGGTCGATCCGGTGGACGGTACGCAGGAGCGTAACCCGTCCGTGCGTCTGGCCGGTTCCTACGTGAACTTCCTGATCGTCAACGGCGGCATCATCGCGCCGAGTTTCGACGACCCGATGGACGCCCCGGCCCGGGAAATCCTGCAGAACCTGTTTCCGCAGCACGAAGTGGTGATGGTGCCGGGCCGCGAACTGTTACTGGGGGGCGGCAATATCCACTGCCTTACCCAACAGCAACCCGCGCCGCACAAAGAGTGA
- a CDS encoding TonB-dependent receptor translates to MPAPFRFTPVTLGLSAFLSSGFACAATELPATAISAEALADDPRVKISSTATRTSTPLRYVPQAIDSIKTSNVANYGTNDIGDALSGMPNVSSSADTRFDSLRIRGFDASNDFYLDGIRDDSQYKRDLHNIERVEVLKGPAAVLYGRGSQGGIVNRVSKMPEFGRRSTLEAQLGSEDLRSLYADLSADPSENLSLRLNMGNMDENSFRDDVSGNRQLFAPSMSWQLTPDLNWLVQYEYSRYNRTPDRGIPGINGRPADVGRDTTYGNGHDFIDDKSQSLRSKLTYAINDDWQLRQTLGVFKLDSDFDNTYLTGFDKKTNKVTRQHWQQDLTTRNVYNNVELEGGFDTFGLEHRLLTGIEIGSQRRDPTLYNAATSGPGSSAVPALDLNNPDRNLRHTGRMQVSSDSHTEVESRAVYVQDQLRLNDQWQLLAGLRYDTFDIESTNKLRNISEDRDSHSTSPRVGLVWTPLQNHSFYASWSKTFSPVGGGLIGITPGAAGNSNDLSPELTRQKEIGVKSDWLDDRLSTTLAIYDLELYNRRTTDPNDPTLTIMTGVQRSRGIELTATGNIVGHWYMRGGVGMQDAKIEKDNNGLEGKRINNVAKHNASLFLTWKPEMGWYGETGLTLVGQRYADNANTTVLPGYGRWDALAGYRFKDWDVRAALNNITDREYYDSATSQYQIQPGAPRSVVMTGTYSF, encoded by the coding sequence ATGCCTGCCCCGTTCCGTTTTACGCCCGTCACGCTTGGGCTTTCTGCCTTTCTGTCCAGCGGTTTCGCCTGTGCGGCAACCGAATTACCCGCCACCGCGATCAGCGCCGAAGCACTGGCCGATGACCCGCGCGTGAAGATCAGCAGCACCGCGACTCGCACCTCGACCCCGCTGCGCTACGTGCCGCAGGCCATTGATTCGATCAAGACGTCGAACGTCGCCAACTACGGCACCAATGACATCGGCGACGCCTTGAGCGGTATGCCCAACGTCAGCAGCAGCGCCGATACGCGCTTCGACAGCCTGCGCATTCGCGGTTTCGACGCCAGCAACGACTTCTACCTGGACGGCATCCGCGACGACAGCCAGTACAAACGCGATTTGCATAACATCGAGCGCGTCGAAGTGCTCAAGGGCCCGGCCGCGGTGCTGTATGGCCGCGGCAGTCAGGGCGGGATCGTCAACCGCGTCAGCAAGATGCCGGAATTCGGCCGCCGCTCGACCCTCGAGGCCCAGCTCGGCAGTGAAGACCTGCGCAGCCTGTACGCCGATCTCAGCGCCGACCCCAGCGAAAACCTCAGCCTGCGCCTGAACATGGGCAACATGGATGAAAACAGTTTCCGCGATGACGTCAGTGGCAACCGCCAACTGTTCGCGCCGTCGATGAGCTGGCAACTGACGCCCGACCTGAACTGGCTGGTGCAGTACGAATACAGCCGCTACAACCGCACCCCGGATCGCGGTATCCCCGGCATCAACGGCCGCCCGGCCGATGTCGGTCGCGACACGACTTACGGCAACGGCCACGACTTCATCGACGACAAGTCCCAATCGCTGCGCTCAAAACTCACCTACGCAATCAACGACGACTGGCAACTGCGCCAGACCCTCGGCGTGTTCAAGCTCGACAGCGATTTCGACAACACCTACCTCACCGGTTTCGACAAGAAAACCAACAAGGTCACGCGCCAGCACTGGCAGCAGGACCTGACCACCCGCAATGTCTATAACAACGTCGAACTGGAAGGTGGATTCGATACGTTCGGGCTCGAGCATCGCCTGCTGACCGGGATCGAGATCGGCAGCCAGCGTCGCGATCCGACGCTGTATAACGCCGCTACGTCCGGCCCCGGCAGTTCCGCAGTGCCGGCACTCGACCTGAACAACCCCGACCGCAATCTGCGCCACACCGGGCGCATGCAGGTGTCCAGCGACAGCCACACCGAGGTCGAAAGCCGCGCGGTGTACGTGCAGGATCAACTGCGTCTCAACGATCAATGGCAACTGCTCGCCGGCTTGCGCTACGACACTTTCGATATCGAGTCGACCAATAAGCTGCGCAACATTTCCGAAGACCGTGACAGCCACAGCACCAGCCCGCGCGTGGGCCTGGTCTGGACGCCGTTGCAGAATCACTCCTTCTACGCGTCCTGGTCCAAGACCTTCTCGCCGGTGGGCGGTGGTCTGATCGGCATCACCCCGGGCGCGGCCGGCAACAGCAATGACCTGAGCCCGGAGTTGACCAGACAGAAAGAGATCGGCGTGAAGAGTGACTGGCTCGATGATCGCCTCAGTACCACGCTGGCGATCTATGACCTGGAGCTCTACAACCGCCGTACGACGGATCCGAACGATCCGACCCTGACCATCATGACCGGCGTTCAGCGTTCACGGGGTATCGAGTTGACCGCCACCGGCAACATCGTCGGCCACTGGTACATGCGCGGCGGCGTCGGTATGCAGGACGCGAAGATCGAGAAGGACAACAACGGCCTTGAGGGCAAGCGCATCAACAACGTTGCCAAACACAACGCCAGCCTGTTCCTGACCTGGAAGCCGGAAATGGGCTGGTACGGTGAAACCGGTCTGACCCTGGTCGGCCAGCGCTACGCCGACAATGCCAACACCACGGTGCTGCCGGGTTACGGCCGCTGGGATGCCTTGGCCGGTTATCGCTTCAAGGATTGGGATGTACGTGCGGCGTTGAACAACATCACCGATCGCGAGTATTACGATTCGGCGACCAGCCAGTATCAGATCCAGCCTGGTGCACCGCGCAGCGTCGTGATGACCGGCACGTATTCCTTCTGA
- a CDS encoding DsbA family protein has protein sequence MILHYIYDPLCGWCYGAKPLVQAAQQVLPVMAHAGGMMSGANRQNVSPQLRNYVMPHDRRIAEYTGQPFGEAYFEGLLRDHSAVFDSTPPIAAVLAAEAIDGRGLQMLGRLQTAHYVEGRRIADASVLSALAVELGYDAEDFRAASKSVATEAHIKATRQLLAQVGGQGFPTFALEQDGQFTLLDISPWLGKPQAFAEWLGQAVAVDGTGESSLSCGLDGCA, from the coding sequence ATGATCCTTCACTACATTTACGACCCCTTATGCGGCTGGTGCTACGGCGCCAAGCCTCTGGTGCAAGCGGCGCAGCAGGTGCTGCCAGTGATGGCCCATGCGGGCGGCATGATGAGCGGCGCCAACCGCCAGAACGTTTCGCCGCAGTTGCGCAATTACGTGATGCCCCATGACCGGCGCATCGCCGAATACACCGGGCAGCCTTTCGGCGAGGCATATTTCGAAGGCTTGCTGCGCGATCACTCGGCCGTCTTCGATTCGACCCCGCCGATCGCTGCCGTGCTGGCGGCCGAGGCCATCGACGGACGCGGTCTGCAGATGCTTGGCCGCTTGCAGACTGCACACTATGTAGAGGGGCGGCGGATTGCCGATGCGTCGGTGCTTTCGGCGTTGGCGGTCGAGCTGGGTTACGACGCCGAAGACTTCCGCGCAGCATCAAAGTCCGTGGCCACCGAAGCCCATATAAAAGCCACGCGCCAGTTGCTCGCTCAGGTGGGCGGGCAGGGCTTTCCAACGTTTGCCCTGGAACAGGACGGCCAATTCACGTTGCTCGACATTAGTCCCTGGTTGGGCAAGCCGCAGGCGTTTGCCGAATGGTTGGGGCAGGCGGTCGCGGTCGATGGCACGGGCGAGTCCTCGTTGTCCTGCGGCCTCGACGGTTGCGCCTGA